A genomic window from Purpureocillium takamizusanense chromosome 2, complete sequence includes:
- a CDS encoding NRPS (COG:Q~antiSMASH:Cluster_2.7~EggNog:ENOG503NWBA~SMCOG1002:AMP-dependent synthetase and ligase) — MESTINWTAQAEAHLLLDQNVSQAKVLNTPKSGDQEEEAPWAIVISRSDGDNEGREPDSVLVRRLRKSLVQYTKKLYNSDTRMGQKFTTPKKWIVLDRLPTLKDTGAVDTVKLQRMVLHGEEESSSGSESDRGKTTMPRTQLDLIVAAAAEVLGHNSADIDTSKSFVRQGGDSISAIELMARCAELDETLRLRVPDILLAESLEQLARLQSPETNGAAKKTPSPAPTIATTHENPFPLLQLSESELVRFKETTATRIVASSNGNGEIGLETAYPCTTVQEGILLAAIRFPESYRIERIFEVAKGTTNDPIDLELLEQAWRDVVAHHGALRTVFAPSVRNGAGFDQIVLTGVECDIRRLKESARDGKQAVQLLEQQQSATFSELRPAHRLTTCSTIDGSVFCKIEIHHSIVDGLSAGLLLKELRKAYSRRRIGGSATQTESYHLGRYIAQVRSNSLEEPLEYWTRTLSGLDPCHFPSLTSSDAPTTREDRTVQVNIASSQAQKFCKTLGITIPVLLQATWAVILRGYTQTDDVCFGYLASGRDEPVPGLQNMIGTFIHLLTCRVQFGFTDAATLTGLLHAIQKQSGAAIANQYCSLASIQNSLQLGGRSLFNTLLSFVYSSPDQAGTSDDDIYFKVAETVASSEYDVTLLAELASDTLSLSFTYKTTSLSKENAASLVDSFTHILQSITEHPDSQVSHIQTIGPKDLGRVFEAQGDLSPATEACTHWLIAQQVHSQPNGAAVASWDKDLTYSELDALASKLASRLRRAGVKPDDLVPICFPKSAWAVVAIVAVQQAGAGFVPLDPTAPQARLQGIRDDTKATVMLASTECQEAVELLSGLETLLFVDEQSVRSLEQNEAPLQDQHPQESVQPHHASFAIFTSGSTGKPKGMVISHGSFCTTGVATAPKMEIGPGTRVYQFSAFTFDVGIFDVLITLMHGGCICMPNEQERVSDLAGSINKLHAEVVYLTPTVAGLLNPDDVPSIQQLVLMGEAITNKTADKWRGKVVLHGAYGPSEASAAAWNTELGEFGASTANLGRPLATVFWVVDPRDIKQLVPVGCIGELLVEGPMLARGYLEGVDEKATANWLEDVDWLPPIQQSAWRQVKRRLYRTGDLVRQNGDGTFTFIGRKDTQIKLHGQRVEIGEIESRVLQAMPSTTNAMVDIVRGENSEPKYLAVFMWDAHANDDEEVHLAEPISPERQRLVSATHQYLAKVLPRYMMPSSYLILDGTPPRTSSGKVNRRHLVSLVKDIGPEERLKFAPEGQHVVGIDEPTTRLENEMRTIWAAAIGIENLTIIGRHTDFFALGGDSIGAMKLVNLAARRGLVLNVATVFKAPQLKDMAAATLIDGKVAVDAQPFQLLVDETDIDDMKQEVARMCDMVSSSDIVDVYPCTTMQIGLMALSYKQPTSYTGRIVFTLPSDIDVPRFKQAWRNVMLRNAMLRTRIVDAQTAGMVQVVLKAETMPWIESDDLDDYLRRDVAIPMATGKPLSRYALIQPKDSRGISFVWTAHHAMYDGPSLRIVAHEVNALYNNGTSDLEDPIPFTRFIQHTQSIAGVDAASFWHAQLEGSSRPSFPPTAKNSDDIRKENLVTHSMPLPRHPDSHITTTTLLRAAWAIVQGKYSRTDDVLYGAVVTGRGIGVQGIESIVGPTVNTVPIRVRLDPSQMVHDYLRRLQEATTDMLAYEQYGLQNIARLGDGAENVSSIQTLLVLQTPQEEGSCQATTTKLLDLGNAAMHGANFHTHAFILEGIIDEPGKSLRVNISFDNNVLSEAMHWHPTQSFRTMCRK; from the exons ATGGAGTCCACGATCAACTGGACAgcccaggccgaggcgcacCTTTTACTCGATCAGAATGTGTCTCAAGCGAAGGTGCTGAACACACCGAAGTCTGGTGAtcaggaggaggaagcgcCCTGGGCTATCGTCATTTCTCGATCCGATGGCGACAATGAAGGTCGTGAGCCAGACTCCGTGCTTGTTCGGCGACTCCGCAAGTCTCTCGTTCAATATACGAAGAAGTTGTACAACAGCGATACCAGAATGGGGCAAAAGTTTACCACTCCGAAGAAATGGATCGTCCTAGACAGACTACCGACGTTGAAAGATACGGGTGCCGTGGATACGGTAAAGCTGCAGCGAATGGTGCTtcatggcgaggaggaaaGCAGCAGCGGTTCCGAGTCAGACCGCGGCAAAACGACGATGCCACGGACTCAGCTGGATCTGATCgttgcagccgccgccgaggtacTGGGTCATAATTCTGCCGACATTGATACCAGCAAATCATTTGTTCGACAAGGCGGCGATTCCATTAGCGCCATCGAGCTCATGGCACGATGCGCCGAGTTGGACGAGACGTTGCGACTACGAGTTCCCGACATTCTTCTCGCGGAGAGCCTTGAGCAGCTTGCGCGACTTCAGTCACCCGAAACAAACGGTGCCGCAAAGAAGACTCCGAGCCCAGCCCCAACGATTGCAACGACACATGAAAATCCATTCCCACTTCTTCAACTTTCAGAGTCCGAGCTGGTCAGGTTTAaagagacgacggcgactcgCATCGTTGcgagcagcaacggcaaTGGTGAAATTGGCCTGGAGACCGCGTATCCGTGCACTACGGTCCAGGAAGGCATTTTGCTAGCGGCGATTCGTTTTCCAGAGAGCTATCGAATCGAGCGAATCTTCGAGGTGGCCAAGGGCACAACGAACGACCCAATTGATCTTGAACTACTTGAACAGGCGTGGCGCGATGTTGTCGCGCATCATGGAGCCTTGCGCACTGTGTTTGCCCCAAGCGTACGCAATGGTGCCGGCTTCGACCAAATCGTCCTCACGGGCGTCGAGTGTGACATCCGGCGCTTGAAGGAGTCGGCAAGAGACGGTAAGCAGGCTGTTCAACTGCTCGAGCAACAACAGTCGGCTACATTCTCGGAACTGCGACCGGCGCACCGATTAACAACATGCTCGACAATCGATGGAAGCGTCTTTTGTAAGATTGAGATCCACCACTCTATCGTGGATGGCCTGTCTGCCGGGCTGCTGTTGAAGGAACTGAGGAAGGCGTACTCGAGGCGACGCATCGGCGGCTCGGCAACCCAAACCGAGTCTTACCACCTCGGCCGCTACATCGCCCAAGTTAGGAGTAACTCACTAGAGGAGCCTCTGGAATATTGGACGCGAACACTCAGTGGCCTCGATCCCTGCCACTTCCCATCGCTCACATCTTCAGATGCTCCAACTACCAGGGAAGACCGAACCGTTCAGGTCAACATAGCCTCGTCGCAAGCGCAAAAATTCTGCAAAACCCTCGGGATAACTATCCCAGTCCTCTTGCAAGCCACGTGGGCAGTGATACTGAGAGGCTACACGCAAACCGACGATGTGTGTTTTGGGTACCTTGCGTCGGGTCGCGACGAGCCGGTCCCTGGCTTACAAAACATGATTGGCACCTTCATTCACCTTCTCACTTGCCGAGTCCAATTCGGCTTTACTGACGCGGCAACTTTGACTGGGCTGTTGCATGCCATACAGAAACAATCCGGCGCTGCGATTGCGAATCAGTATTGCAGCTTGGCGAGCATCCAGAACTCACTGCAACTTGGCGGACGATCACTCTTCAACACACTATTGTCTTTCGTTTACTCATCTCCGGATCAGGCTGGCACAAGTGACGATGACATATACTTCAAAGTTGCAGAGACTGTAGCGTCTAGCGAG TACGATGTTACTTTGCTCGCTGAGCTGGCCTCCGACaccctttctctctcttttaCGTATAAAACAACCTCCTTGTCCAAGGAAAACGCTGCAAGCCTTGTCGATTCGTTCACCCACATACTCCAGTCCATCACTGAGCATCCTGACAGCCAAGTTTCGCACATTCAAACCATTGGCCCTAAGGACCTCGGTCGCGTGTTCGAGGCTCAGGGAGACTTGAGCCCAGCGACCGAGGCATGTACACACTGGCTCATCGCCCAACAAGTTCACAGCCAGCCCAacggtgctgctgtggcaTCTTGGGACAAGGACCTCACATATTCTGAGCTGGATGCGCTTGCATCCAAGCTTGCAAGCAGGCTGCGGAGAGCGGGTGTCAAACCTGATGACCTTGTTCCCATCTGCTTCCCCAAGTCTGCGTGGGCTGTCGTTGCCATCGTTGCTGTGCAGCAAGCCGGTGCTGGCTTCGTACCACTGGACCCGACGGCGCCCCAGGCACGACTGCAGGGAATACGGGACGACACCAAGGCGACTGTGATGTTGGCGTCAACGGAGTGCCAAGAAGCTGTCGAGCTGCTCAGCGGGTTGGAGACGCTATTGTTCGTGGACGAACAATCCGTCCGTTCACTGGAACAAAATGAGGCTCCTCTTCAGGACCAACACCCTCAAGAATCCGTGCAACCACATCACGCAAGCTTTGCTATCTTCACGTCAGGTAGTACTGGTAAGCCCAAGGGCATGGTGATTTCCCATGGCAGCTTCTGCACCACGGGtgtcgcgacggcgcctAAGATGGAAATTGGGCCCGGAACTCGAGTTTATCAGTTCTCCGCCTTCACATTTGATGTCGGCATCTTTGACGTCCTCATTACGCTCATGCATGGAGGCTGTATTTGCATGCCAAATGAGCAAGAGAGAGTCAGTGACCTGGCTGGAAGCATCAACAAGCTCCATGCCGAAGTCGTCTACCTGACTCCTACCGTCGCTGGGTTGTTGAACCCCGACGACGTTCCAAGCATCCAGCAATTGGTGCTTATGGGTGAGGCAATCACTAACAAAACAGCAGACAAGTGGAGAGGCAAGGTGGTTCTTCATGGTGCATACGGGCCTTCTGAGGCTTCCGCGGCAGCGTGGAACACTGAGCTCGGTGAGTTTGGAGCTTCAACGGCTAACCTTGGTAGACCACTAGCAACCGTTTTCTGGGTTGTTGACCCCAGAGACATCAAGCAACTTGTTCCAGTAGGATGCATCGGAGAGCTGCTTGTCGAAGGGCCCATGTTGGCTCGAGGATATCTCGAAGGAGTCGACGAGAAAGCCACTGCCAACTGGCTGGAGGATGTTGACTGGCTGCCCCCGATACAACAGAGTGCCTGGAGACAAGTAAAGCGACGACTTTACCGCACCGGTGACTTGGTTCGCCAGAATGGTGATGGAACCTTTACCTTCATCGGGCGGAAGGATACCCAGATCAAACTACATGGGCAAAGGGTCGAGATCGGCGAGATCGAATCCCGTGTCCTCCaggcgatgccgagcacCACCAACGCCATGGTTGACATTGTGCGTGGAGAAAACAGCGAGCCAAAGTATCTTGCAGTTTTTATGTGGGATGCACATGccaatgacgacgaggaggttCACTTGGCGGAACCTATTTCTCCAGAACGGCAGCGGTTGGTGTCCGCGACTCATCAGTATCTCGCCAAAGTACTCCCTCGTTACATGATGCCGTCAAGCTACTTAATTTTAGACGGTACTCCTCCTAGGACGTCATCAGGAAAGGTTAACCGGCGTCATCTCGTCTCGCTCGTGAAGGATATTGGTCCAGAAGAGAGACTGAAGTTCGCTCCTGAGGGCCAACACGTCGTGGGCATCGACGAACCGACCACGCGGCTGGAGAATGAAATGAGGACGATCTGGGCTGCGGCTATTGGGATCGAAAACTTGACCATCATCGGCCGCCACACCGACTTCTTTGCTCTAGGTGGCGATTCCATCGGCGCGATGAAGCTCGTCAATCTCGCGGCTCGGAGGGGCCTTGTATTGAACGTTGCTACGGTCTTCAAAGCTCCCCAACTCAAAGATATGGCCGCTGCGACGTTGATTGACGGGAAGGTAGCCGTGGATGCACAGCCATTCCAGCTACTCGTGGACGAAACCGACATTGATGATATGAAGCAAGAGGTAGCCAGGATGTGCGACATGGTCTCATCCagcgacatcgtcgacgttTACCCTTGCACGACCATGCAGATTGGACTCATGGCCTTGTCATACAAGCAGCCAACGTCCTATACGGGACGTATTGTTTTTACGCTGCCTTCCGACATCGACGTACCCCGATTTAAGCAAGCCTGGCGCAACGTCATGCTGCGAAACGCCATGTTACGCACGCGTATCGTTGACGCGCAAACAGCTGGCATGGTTCAGGTTGTACTAAAGGCTGAGACGATGCCCTGGATTGAGTCTGATGACTTGGACGACTACCTTCGCCGTGATGTTGCGATTCCTATGGCGACGGGAAAGCCGCTCTCCAGGTATGCGCTCATCCAACCCAAAGACAGCAGGGGAATTTCCTTCGTGTGGACAGCACATCACGCCATGTATGATGGGCCGTCTCTACGTATCGTGGCACACGAAGTCAATGCGCTCTATAATAACGGCACATCGGATCTCGAAGACCCGATCCCATTCACGCGCTTCATCCAACATACCCAGTCTATTGCCGGCGTGGACGCGGCATCCTTCTGGCACGCCCAACTGGAAGGTTCTTCTCGACCTTCTTTCCCCCCGACCGCCAAGAATTCGGACGACATCCGCAAAGAAAACCTCGTGACTCATTCGatgcctcttcctcgtcacccGGATTCGCACATCACGACCACAACTCTGCTCCGCGCCGCGTGGGCCATCGTTCAGGGAAAGTACTCAAGAACAGACGATGTCCTGTACGGGGCTGTCGTCACAGGTCGCGGTATTGGTGTTCAGGGAATTGAATCGATTGTTGGTCCGACAGTCAATACTGTCCCTATCCGCGTTCGGCTAGATCCTTCACAGATGGTCCACGATTATCTACGAAGACTCCAAGAAGCAACGACAGACATGCTGGCATATGAGCAATACGGCCTCCAGAACATCGCGCGACTTGGAGACGGAGCAGAGAATGTGTCTAGTATCCAGACTCTCCTGGTGCTTCAAACGCCCCAAGAGGAGGGTAGCTGTCAGGCTACCACGACGAAGCTGCTTGACTTAGGCAACGCGGCTATGCATGGAGCCAACTTTCATACACATGCATTTATCTTGGAAGGCATTATTGACGAGCCGGGCAAGTCACTGCGCGTCAACATTAGCTTTGACAACAATGTACTTTCAGAGGCCATG CATTGGCATCCGACGCAGAGCTTCAGGACCATGTGTCGAAAGTGA
- a CDS encoding uncharacterized protein (COG:S~antiSMASH:Cluster_2.7~EggNog:ENOG503Q3H5), whose translation MNGMLIPPVSCREYEYGHIDLPVKAAKAFATLNDKFNFVYISHDGCHDTRAVYIFDVKARAEENLFQLHHDPSKRLEIRTKGGIEDHEPLPSFVLYCIRPALIDYSSHDAIKPWLKPLPLAKKWTNGVILPLYRFLGLTSIMGTSQELGQAMTDLVISDGRDVDVAGASPEGRCLGAVGMRNWTQARNERLEDTVTV comes from the exons ATGAACGGAATGCTGATTCCACCCGTATCGTGCAGAGAATATGAGTATGGACACATCGATCTGCCCGTAAAGGCGGCGAAGGCTTTTGCCACACTGAACGACAAATTCAACTTCGTCTACATCTCAC ATGACGGATGTCACGATACACGTGCAGTCTACATTTTTGACGTGAAAGCCAGGGCGGAAGAGAACCTTTTCCAGCTTCACCACGACCCAAGCAAGCGCTTGGAGATTCGGACCAAGGGCGGGATCGAAGACCACGAGCCGCTGCCCTCCTTTGTTCTGTACTGCATTCGACCAGCGCTTATTGACTACAGCAGCCACGACGCCATCAAACCCTGGCTGAAGCCCCTGCCTTTGGCGAAAAAGTGGACAAATGGCGTGATCCTGCCACTGTACAGGTTTCTTGGCCTTACCAGCATCATGGGTACATCGCAAGAGCTGGGCCAGGCGATGACGGACCTTGTCATCTCTGATGGGCGTGATGTGGATGTCGCAGGAGCATCACCTGAAGGCAGATGTTTGGGCGCTGTGGGGATGCGGAATTGGACCCAAGCAAGGAATGAGCGTCTGGAGGATACAGTCACTGTCTAG
- a CDS encoding uncharacterized protein (COG:S~antiSMASH:Cluster_2.7~EggNog:ENOG503Q3H5), translating into MHIILTGTGLVGAIALDAMLNESSIDKITIISRKPVPQAEGQTKVEVIIQEDLSTYSDETLAKLKGAHGCIWTAGPPLMAVTRQ; encoded by the coding sequence ATGCATATCATTCTCACTGGAACCGGCCTggtcggcgccatcgcgctGGACGCCATGCTGAACGAGAGCTCAATCGACAAGATCACTATCATCAGCCGCAAGCCTGTTCCCCAAGCCGAGGGGCAAACCAAGGTCGAGGTCATCATCCAGGAAGACCTCTCTACGTACAGTGATGAGACATTGGCGAAGCTCAAGGGCGCACACGGCTGCATCTGGACAGCGGGGCCTCCTCTGATGGCCGTAACGCGACAGTGA
- a CDS encoding uncharacterized protein (antiSMASH:Cluster_2.7~EggNog:ENOG503P11R), which yields MTLYIAYPTASSGNYEYRADLSKDYYGEKVFPPIGCVGITQFENQKSKTNYFANVEKARSLQRRFMEEAGVDVVGRVKALLQSIVPAGLPVRLAQEDGKTYFAGLLRLINSSALIHADYGPFDGPGWEIGAIKAQLTWNILLKEVRGGESVVYNRFWKGKEDDDKFRDVTKSYGYSRDVIKGCESKKIAPVVGQLALFNPRNFHEVLAIENPEKVSRYTFSSFIGYLPPTAPEGPAIILWS from the exons ATGACATTGTACATTGCCTATCCTACCGCATCATCTGGCAATTACGAGTATCGAGCTGATCTTTCGAAGGACTACTATGGAGAGAAGGTTTTCCCTCCAATAGGGTGCGTCGGAATCACGCAGTTTGAGAACCAAAAGA GCAAGACGAACTACTTTGCAAATGTAGAGAAAGCAAGGTCGTTGCAGAGGCGTTTCATGGAAGAAGCCGGGGTGGACGTGGTCGGCCGGGTCAAAGCGCTCCTTCAATCGATTGTGCCAGCAGGTCTACCAGTTCGGCTCGCGCAAGAAGATGGGAAAACGTACTTTGCCGGCCTTTTGCGACTTATTAACAGCTCTGCTCTTATACACGCTGATTACGGGCCTTTCGACGGACCTGGCTGGGAGATTGGTGCGATCAAGGCTCAGCTGACGTGGAACATCCTACTCAAAGAGGTTCGAGGAGGCGAGAGCGTTGTGTACAACCGCTTTTGGAAGGGCAAGGAAGATGATGACAAGTTCCGTGATGTCACCAAGAGCTATGGGTATAGCCGCGATGTTATCAAGGGGTGCGAGTCAAAGAAGATTGCACCAGTTGTCGGCCAGCTGGCCCTGTTCAACCCGAG GAACTTTCACGAGGTACTGGCCATCGAGAACCCAGAGAAAGTCTCTAGGTACACGTTCAGCTCGTTCATCGGGTACCTCCCACCAACAGCCCCTGAAGGCCCCGCCATTATTCTATGGTCATGA
- a CDS encoding putative secondary metabolism biosynthetic enzyme (COG:S~antiSMASH:Cluster_2.7~EggNog:ENOG503P5ZP) — MAPTDKNPVQVQYYAKGKQAAEFSSNGPVPAPLILIHDGGGTTFAYFTIGRLERDVWAIHSPTFTSAQPWEGGMDGMAKHYIELIEKVAGIKGKILLGGWSLGGYVALTMAHLIASSPESFELSVDGVLMMDSPWLVAGWDLPIGTPQPALIGIPDLVRKSLDNCERMLYHWQLPQWGRSSGRAFKFLVGNDKFETPHGTVLYRSLKGDWRLVDRKVPHEPTEQQALQTPPSGPPPVVMLRSVIPAPTKGSSGKPCRVDQFRDELLLGWDGKYNTDMIHAVLEARSHHYDMFNQLYVDEVTQTMKEAIQIIETVAPIE; from the exons ATGGCGCCCACAGACAAAAATCCAGTTCAGGTGCAGTATTACGCCAaaggcaagcaggcagcGGAATTTAGTTCCAATGGACCGGTACCGGCGCCCTTGATTCTCATCCATGACGGCGGGGGCACGACCTTTGCATACTTCACcatcggccgcctcgagcgcgatGTTTGGGCCATACATAGCCCGACCTTTACGTCGGCGCAGCCATGGGAGGgcggcatggatggcatggcgaAGCATTACATTGAGCTGATTGAGAAAGTTGCGGGGATCAAGGGCAAAATCTTGCTTGGAG GATGGTCTCTCGGCGGCTATGTTGCTCTAACTATGGCACATCTTATCGCGTCATCCCCAGAGTCCTTTGAACTCTCTGTCGACGGCGTACTCATGATGGATTCGCCATGGCTTGTTGCGGGATGGGACCTACCCATCGGCACACCTCAGCCCGCCCTAATCGGCATTCCGGATCTGGTACGCAAGTCACTCGACAATTGTGAGCGTATGCTGTATCACTGGCAGCTACCACAATGGGGGCGGTCCTCTGGGAGGGCCTTCAAGTTCCTTGTCGGAAACGACAAGTTCGAGACTCCGCATGGCACGGTTCTCTATCGGTCCTTGAAGGGCGATTGGCGCCTAGTTGACCGCAAGGTGCCGCACGAACCAACAGAGCAGCAAGCACTGCAGACGCCACCatccggcccgccgcccgtggtcATGCTACGGTCAGTAATACCAGCACCCACGAAGGGAAGCTCGGGGAAACCGTGTCGTGTTGACCAGTTCCGAGATGAACTGTTGCTGGGCTGGGACGGAAAGTACAATACGGACATGATCCACGCGGTGCTGGAGGCCAGATCGCACCATTACGACATGTTCAACCAGCTCTATGTCGACGAGGTGACACAAACGATGAAGGAAGCAATTCAGATTATTGAAACAGTTGCGCCGATTGAATAA
- a CDS encoding uncharacterized protein (EggNog:ENOG503NX7Q~antiSMASH:Cluster_2.7~COG:S), with protein MTGNTLEVSVDKAVDSPAPKGAEAKVHHHKNGRKIFHNPWPSWHELDPEAVKAHLKQRKWMSTWTHPSTAEAQIPCETPALSHERFGNGTPDVRAVWLGHACYFVEFPSGLRVLFDPVMTDRCSPSQWFGPRRFTQLPCAVKDIPFLDAVVISHNHYDHLSHPTVVEIAKLHPQAHFFVPLGNESWFHSSGITNVTELDWWEGADLILSPTSPSDPTVSSIRARITCLPAQHTTGRAPWGTDKTLWASWSVASPSSDQPAASSTVASVFFGGDTGYRAVPTLDAQDDDWDEKYADLPVCPAFEQIGELYGPFTLGLLPIGAYEPRALMAPIHANPRDAVEIFLNTQCKRALAMHWGTWVLGDEDVREPPRRLEEALAFKGLPRKGVFDVCGLGEPIRVPV; from the exons ATGACAGGAAATACACTCGAGGTATCtgtcgacaaggccgtcgacagTCCAGCTCCCAAGGGCGCCGAAGCCAAGGTCCATCACCACAAAAATGGCAGGAAAATCTTCCACAACCCCTGGCCCAGCTGGCATGAACTCGACCCAGAAGCTGTCAAGGCCCATTTGAAGCA ACGCAAGTGGATGAGCACTTGGACACA CCCTTCAACTGCAGAAGCCCAG ATCCCCTGTGAGACGCCGGCTCTCTCTCACGAGCGCTTTGGTAACGGCACGCCTGATGTGCGCGCCGTCTGGCTCGGCCATGCTTGCTACTTTGTCGAGTTTCCGAGTGGCCTGCGAGTTCTTTTCGATCCCGTCATGACCGACCGGTGCTCCCCGTCGCAGTGGTTCGGCCCTCGTCGTTTTACACAATTGCCGTGCGCTGTCAAGGATATACCATTTCTTGATGCGGTCGTCATCTCTCACAACCACTACGACCAT CTAAGCCACCCGACTGTGGTGGAAATCGCCAAGTTGCACCCCCAGGCCCATTTCTTCGTTCCCTTGGGCAATGAAAGCTGGTTCCACTCATCTGGGATAACCAACGTCACGGAGCTGGACTGGTGGGAAGGTGCCGACCTCATCTTGAGCCCAACGAGTCCGTCCGACCCTACGGTCAGCTCCATTCGTGCGCGCATTACTTGCCTTCCGGCCCAGCACACTACCGGTCGCGCGCCTTGGGGAACCGACAAGACTCTTTGGGCGTCGTGGTCAGTtgcatcgccgtcatcggaccagccagctgccagcAGTACCGTGGcgtccgtcttcttcggTGGCGATACTGGCTACCGTGCCGTGCCAACCCTCGATgcgcaggacgacgactggGACGAGAAGTATGCGGATCTCCCAGTCTGTCCCGCCTTTGAGCAGATCGGAGAGCTTTACGGCCCGTTTACGCTCGGCTTGCTGCCAATCGGTGCCTACGAGCCACGGGCACTCATGGCTCCCATACACGCGAACCCTCGTGACGCGGTCGAGATATTCCTGAACACGCAGTGCAAGCGGGCGCTCGCGATGCACTGGGGCACATGGGTCTTGGGCGATGAGGACGTGAGGGAGCCACCACGAAGACTCGAAGAGGCATTGGCTTTCAAAGGCCTCCCCAGAAAGGGTGTATTCGATGTCTGCGGCCTTGGTGAACCCATACGTGTTCCGGTATGA
- a CDS encoding uncharacterized protein (EggNog:ENOG502S23F~antiSMASH:Cluster_2.7~COG:J), protein MQRQLVGLRQPGQVSRWCRQQGMGRGLYRQLVPHGSHAPAQGFRTMILPRSAFLPTTTLPCLHILPRLARANWPTHLATRRSLGFGPRAAPLERATFASVAMTGTKLVYQLNETLRSYSTRVASVRPFSKLALEDRALFKSFADDDVVVVTEETIFYAQGGGQPFDTGFMTSAPANFQVLAVRSSVASPGQVLHLGRHLEGALAQGDAVEQHIDSKRRDDNSRLHTGGHVVALAVRKHLLNGAVDDASHKDLVELGASHYPDSAYVNFQGTIEALHEDAIQAQVDAYIDAALPVKVYYWSEEELRSRCAAVPDAVAIQDKDGGLTRAVDIEGAGAYPCGGTHVKDTRLVGKVKVKKISRSKGCSRVSYTVEHP, encoded by the exons ATGCAACGTCAGCTTGTTGGTTTACGCCAACCGGGTCAAGTGTCAAGGTGGTGTCGTCAACAAGGGATGGGACGAGGACTGTACCGTCAACTCGTCCCGCACGGCAGCCACGCTCCGGCCCAAGGCTTCCGTACCATGATTTTGCCCAGGAGTGCGTTCctaccgacgacgaccctgccttgcctgcatATACTGCCTAGACTTGCCAGAGCCAACTGGCCCACTCATCTTGCCACGAGACGCTCGCTAGGCTTTGGACCTCGGGCAGCGCCGCTGGAAAGGGCCACGTTCGCATCTGTGGCCATG ACAGGAACAAAGCTAGTCTACCAGTTGAACGAGACGCTGCGGTCTTACTCGACCCGCGTCGCGTCAGTGCGGCCGTTCTCGAAGCTGGCCCTCGAGGATCGTGCGCTCTTCAAATCATttgccgatgatgacgtcgtcgtcgttacTGAAGAGACAATCTTCTATGcacagggcggcgggcagccctTCGATACTGGCTTCATGACCAGCGCGCCGGCCAATTTCCAGGTCTTGGCCGTGCGCAGCTCTGTCGCATCTCCTGGGCAGGTGCTGCACTTGGGTCGCCATCTTGAAGGCGCGCTCGCTCAGGGTGATGCTGTCGAGCAACATATTGACTCGAAACGTCGCGACGACAACTCACGTTTGCACACTGGCGGACATGTTGTTGCTCTCGCCGTGCGCAAGCACCTTCTGAACGGCGCCGTAGACGACGCCTCCCACAAGGACCTCGTGGAACTGGGCGCCTCTCACTACCCCGACTCGGCGTACGTCAATTTCCAGGGTACCATCGAGGCATTGCACGAGGATGCTATCCAGGCCCAAGTCGACGCGTATATAGACGCCGCACTGCCTGTCAAGGTTTACTATtggagcgaggaggagctgcgcagTCGCTGCGCCGCTGTGCCCGACGCGGTCGCAATCCAAGACAAGGACGGCGGGCTGACGAGGGCAGTGGACATTGAAGGTGCTGGAGCTTATCCTTGCGGTGGAACGCACGTCAAAGATACTCGCCTTGTGGGGAAAGTAAAGGTGAAGAAGATTTCCAGGTCCAAGGGCTGCAGCAGGGTATCTTACACGGTCGAGCATCCGTAG
- a CDS encoding uncharacterized protein (antiSMASH:Cluster_2.7~EggNog:ENOG503P9A6) yields MSSHITNAGLVAMAGRRLQPSVARAAPRLSPFSLATAHPRVCRTSRPFCTSVPLRSKHDQHQSQPVQDRQHEGGNPELPSFSLNGLGASKGVKTAIIIILGIFGTMETWMWCKWAWNWWKGSDSQKQAAQ; encoded by the coding sequence ATGAGTTCCCACATCACCAATGCGGGGCTCGTAGCCATGGCTGGACGTCGCCTCCAGCCATCGGTTGCTCGCGCGGCCCCCCGCCTCAGCCCATTCTCGCTGGCGACTGCCCATCCTCGCGTCTGCAGAACCTCCAGGCCCTTCTGCACCTCCGTGCCGCTACGGAGCAAACACGACCAGCACCAGTCACAGCCTGTTCAGGACCGACAACATGAAGGCGGAAACCCTGAGCTACCTTCCTTCAGCCTCAACGGTCTCGGTGCCAGCAAAGGAGTCAAGactgccatcatcatcatacTTGGCATTTTCGGGACTATGGAAACGTGGATGTGGTGCAAGTGGGCTTGGAATTGGTGGAAGGGATCGGATAGCCAGAAACAAGCTGCGCAATGA